CTCGTCCCTTTCATAAGCCTTCTGATCGAGGCGTGGAATAAGCATGACTTCAAGCGGGGTTGCCTTCATATTCGTCAAGCCAGGGCTCTCCGTCATGTCCACGGCTTCATCCGAGACCGTGCTTATTTCAAAACTTTGCAGCAATCTAGCCAGCACCAAGTGCAACATGTGAAGGGCCAGAGGTTCCGGCGCAGGACCTCCTCCCGCGCCGAAGGGAATGAGCTCGAAGTTCTGACCTCTCAAGTCCACATTCTCATGTGTCGTGAGGAACCTCTCGGGCCGAAACTCATCCGGATTGGACCATACGCGCTCGTCCCTCTGTATTTTCCAGACGTTCAACAGCAAACGTGTACCTAACCAATAACAGAGTGTAAGAGCTTTTGCAGAAGAAAGTGcaaacacaagaaaattttGCACAGATCTTGAGGAATGATGATACAAGTTAAAGTTACAGAAAGTTTGGCAAATGGGAAAAGTGGACTTGCCCTCTTGAATCGATGGCCAGGCTCAAATTCCGAGTTCACAGACGAAAGAGATACAAAATTCGCATTTTTACAGAGACTTCATAAACCATCATTAGACAACTTACATCCAACACAAGTGTGAGATTTTGCTGGATTACTGCAAACTactcaaaaaaattaagttttgaaAAAGCAAATGGGGTGGGAAaagattcaaactcaagacTTTAGCTTttatatcatgtgagattttgatGAAACGAATGCTaactattgtaaaattttaatatattagatgaaaatgtgatttattatttaaatatgttaACAACGGGAATGTGGGTAGttgtaatttgaaaaattaattaattgtaCAAATTAATGATGGTGAGTATAGCTTATATAAAAGAAGACTCCGCGCACTGTACATTTAAAACTAATCCAACTCTTTTCCACAGAATCTTGATAGTataagttctaaacttttttcgTCGGTCCGGAATTGTGATATCGTGCAACGACGCAGTTCATTCTTGATGCGATGATGAAGATATGGACCTCATGCTTATTTAGTGAACTGACTCAACTTCTCAGGTCAATTTTAGAGTATGTTATTCATACCAAAGGTGTCATGCTATATATCCACGTCCAATGTGAGACCGATTTTTGCTCAAATGCAAGGACCACATACCTGCAGGAATGCGAAAGCCAGACGAGAAGGTGCACTCTTCCATGGACCTTCTAAGGCCGTTCACCCGTGCCGGTGGATATAAACGCAGTGCTTCCTTGACGATGGCTTGGAGGTAGGTCAAGTTTTTCACATCGGACTCTTCCACGGGCCTACTCTTGCCAACATGGGTGTCCAGCTCTTGTTGCGCCTTCTTCAATGCACGACGGCTGTTCATTAACAGCGATAGCGCCCAGGTGATAGCCACCGTCAAAGTATCGGTCCCCGCTATTATCATGTTCTACaaccaagaaaatgtgggaTTAACTAAAGTGCTTCAACATGAAAGGGTTGAAGATGtcggatgatgatggtgatatggTTAGGATCAAATGGGATTTCGATGTCATATTTCCTATTTAAACCATTTAAACCATTTACACAGTATTTATAAATGAGCTTGAATCAAACTAGGTTCACGCTACACAATTTCACCTTACTCCAATTCCAAACTATCCCCTCCCAACGATGATTACTAATCAGGTGAACAAGCAGTCTCACGTATACCGCATAGAAAAACCGAGAAAGAATCTTTCTGAAGCGGCAGTACCTATTGCTTTGGCTCCTTGTGCCGTTTTCTTTCTGCTTTGGATATTTTcttatgatgatgacaatgaatTAACGCCATCTTCCAAAAGCTGACAAGTGTCCCTCTCTTTGTGTACAGTTGTACAAAGATATAGTTATAGAAAAGATGCAAACTTCCACCgtcatttattttctctatcaaaTCATTATAGGAAGCATCATTCAAGATAGGGATGAACGGTTGCAGGCTCCATATACATTTCAcctgaaattcaaaaattatctGCTATAAtaggtttcttatttttttgaacATGAAACCTACTCTGCATAGTTTGGAACCTATAACCTATTTTATCACATATTCCAAATTTTACCCAAATTCCACCTATATGCTTAATTGAACAATTGTAATGAATCATCACTTTTAATGATCATCACTTGCTACTGCAGTCCATTGATTACAACTTATATTAAACATACgaagaatatgaaatattaatgaagtaaaaattttagtcATAGAATGGAAGCTTAGACtaacaatttgaaattatacatTAATCACCGAACGTTATTGAATACCACAAGATAGTGCGAAAAGATAGATAGAGAAATATACAAAAACTTGTTTTAAGTTCTAAGTTATAGGTTCTAAGCTCCAAGTAACTTACCCATCAAAAGAGattctccaatttttgaaatctagaaCTTATTTTGCATATCTTGGAATTTGAGACTGCGTAGGTTTTTACTAGTTTGATTCTTAGGTTTTAGGGTAGGATCTTGGAACCATGTTTACCCCTCATTCGAGGacagaaagaattttttatatCACTCTGCAGGCCAAGATCTGCTGGATGAATgcgaaatgaaaagaaaactatCGGCCGTCTGGCATGGATTCTTGATGAGTACAAAAAGTCAAACATCAGTTCACTGTTAGTAAACAAAATAATGCGAGGTAGGAAGAACTGTAGGTGCTCCCAAGTTAAAACATTTTGTATGATCCAAAAATctgttttaatttttataatggGTCACAATATCGTCTTTTTCCAAATCCGATGATCGAGATGGCTCCAAGAGCACAAAAAAAATCTGCCCACGAGCATCTGGTATTTGCTCTAGATGAACGTATTGAAAATGGTTGTTCGCCGGATACTAAAACTAGATTACTGCATAACGCTTGAACTTTTATTGGATGTTagcggaaaagaaaaagaacacaagCTGCTTGTTGAAAGATCCATTTGCAATCGGCCGTATATCTTAGTTTACTAATTCAGTACACTGATCTCAACACATCTTGCATCACTCTTCCTGTCTTTGAATTAACAATTTCCTGCAGAGTTTCTTACGGCATCTAAAAATTTACATTGACCGGATCGAAACTAATGATCCTTTTACTCCCAAATGTGGGTAGTTTGCACAAGTTTAAATGTTTCTCTAGTACAGACCAACATCTACCTGCAAATTTTTGATATGATCAAATTGTATTTGGAAAAACATgtaaacaagtaaaaagtttacTATCGCTAAATTATCAATGGATTGTACTAAAAATACTATACTTCTGCTGCTTATGAATGAAATGACTCAACAAAATTGCATTCATGAAAATGCTTAAGGTTTTCAAGTATTGATGGGGCAGAAGCTTTAGTGAATGCATTAGCATAACCTCAGACAAACTTTTATGTACACAGTTcaagtttccaaacactataaATTAGAACTACTCACCAAACAGGTCGCCTTAATAACTGTATCTGCGTCAAAATCTGGAAAATTCCGACCTTTGAGGGCGCTgatcatcaaatccatgaaatcTTGCTCTCCATCGTCTTTGGGGCAGGACAATCTCTTCCTTCTATGCTCCTCTAGCCACCCCCGAGCCAAAACATCCAACTCTTTTGCTGTCTCGTCCATCGATCGTCTATAGCCACCTGAGTCCAACCAGCCAAGAGCTGGGATCGCATCTGACAACACGAGGACCCCGAACAGATCAGAAAACCTCCTGATCGACCTTTTGCACTTATTTGCCTCAGCCTCGTCACAGTCCGCGTTTGAACCACTGTATCTCTTCCCTCCTACCATTTTCACTGATATGTTGAGCATCAAGTCGGCTAGCCAAGACTTCATTTCCACTAGGATCCCACTTCTGGGCTTACCCTTTTCGATCCAGGCCTTAAACAAGTCTTTAATTGCTGTCTCAACCTCAAAAACTCGTATATGCTTCAGTGAGTCAAGCCGGTGGTTCGAGAGAAGCTCAGTCATCGCAATCTTGCGCATCTCTCGCCAGTATTCTCCATAAGGACCAAGGCCGAACATGGCACCGTTGTAGCCCATGAGCCTCGTGGCAGTGATCACTGCCCGATCGGCAAAGGCCTTCTCGTGGACAGTGAGACACTCCTTAGCTACTTCCCAACTGCTCACAACGATCGCTCGATGAGAGCCTAATCTTATGGCAAAAATTGGTCCGTACTTTTCGGCCATGGAACCCAATTTTTTGTGCATCAGGTCCTTACTGCCGAACAGAGGAAGGTGACCGAAAATAGGCCAACCACCTTTGGCTTCGGGCACATCGCGATGGTCTTTGGACTTGTGTGATCGGTAGAGAGAGATGGCCATCAGCAGTGCCCAGGTTGAGATCAGAATTATCAGCAACTCAATCAGAATTGCCATGATGAAGATTGCTGAAGTATTGCAGCACAGAGTTTATCCGGAAAAGTTTCCTTTTAAGAGCTCATTTGCTGATTTCCTTGCAGTTTCTAATGTATCGAATTGAGTGCTCAAAATTTTAAAGTCCAGTGGAGCTGGATATATTCTGAATGAATCCTTATCTCTTATTGAAAGCTTGGAGTGTGTGGGGGACAGAAGCCAAAAGTCAGCCTAAGCAACTTAATCACTGAGCACCATCAAAATATCTGCTCTTTTTTGAATAGATCTTCTGTGGCGTGATGATCATCACTTTGACTTGGTTGTTCTATGCGGCTTCTGCTAAATTATCCTGTTCACTCGTGACGAAATACCGTGGTTTTTGGTTTCCTATTGAAGATGCAAATTGTCATTGCTTTGTTGGCACTTAGTGtcatcttattatttttattttttttaagttttcctaatgtgaactacattaattgatattgtaatttactgtttttacagTTACCGTAAAATAGGGTTGgtttaaggtgagatagaatatttcttaattagtctaatatgggattggctagtgtgggctgagttgagcATGTCCCATAATAAGAGGGTCtagttggaaactctataaatagtattCAAGTATCTCCTTTAATcttaattctcacatgtatcctcataTAAtgagcgtttacctaacgctaaaggTGAGGGAGccgtctcattgagccagtgatatggAAGGCAATAGAagagaatgacttgatgcgtggataaTCCCTTTTCTACTTCCACTTTAAAGTATGATGGATCACAAAATAGATACGTTAATCtttttactcaattatgcatgttcttattCTAGTTATGAAGATCTTgaggttgcgcaatttgcgtccaataTGTGAtatcagagcaaccataaccctagaactcgaacgcataaatttttttccctaatttgtgattttcgagatttttcatacaataaaagtaaaattaaatcacaaattcgaaTTGAGCTCGACGAGATGAGCAAATCCGTGGGCAGCGCGTCTCTGGGGGTGGCCCCACATGCCCCCACGCACCGCTAGGGGGTCGGAGATGTGCTCCATGCGCGGGGCATGGCTTGTGTGTGCAACGCATGCGCAGTGCTAACGTCATGATGACGTCAGCGACCCGGACCCAAACTCGACCCAGTCAACCAATCGGACCGGGCGATTGGACTGGACGGTCGGACCGGTCTTTTGACTGGCTTTTTATGCCCgcgcgtgggctccacgcgcCACACACTTAGGCAACGCGTACGGGCGCATGGAGCATTGGATCGACGCGTGGCTTGTGGCGTTAGGTTCGTATGATCCTCCTCTATCTTGTTGTGTATTTATTTTagatgtttgatgattttatgtttgtgaaaatacatacaaagccctaaatatgtgtatttttagtgtatttttgcgtatttttattgtattttctgtgatttttggaaatacaagtgttgggttacaggtatgttatcacataaacataataattgtgtgattcattaataaaaattaaactttattgtgaactaaagctggcttaatgagatacaaccattatAAGATAGTACTTGTATTATGTATTGAGGTAATGAGAAATAGTAAAAGTcaagaaacttttgttgctcatgcATACTACTTTACACGCTAGTAACTTTTGAATGATTGACGTCTTAAGAACctgtgaccaaactgattgtactaattaacacatctgctaaatgtgggtaatgcatgtcagtTAAGTCATTGCATATTGTATATAAACTCATCTGGTCACTGGTTAATGtccattaaattgaatatttttttttagttaaggAGTATGATAACATTTACATAGAGCAATAATATATATTGTTAAAGTTTAGATACATGATTCtttggtttgactcaattaataggctACTAGTTAATTACAAtaataatttgttacttaaaaattggctaataaatcagttgttgaTTTTGGAGTCattttttgccttatgaaactTATGAGTGATAATGAATCAGCTGTCAGGCTTGTCGATTTGGTATACCTTGTATTattattgatgttaatttgtgagaaattttctatatcagcattatttttatgttgttctgATAATTTATAATCGAGGTGCATAAGAGATATTTTttctctgttatgagaagtttttTGTGTTGCTGTGATCGgtgatctcattggaatctgtctttcagattcgttatatatatatatatatatatatatatatatatatatatatatataaattaatttttattaatgaataaagcaatgtaattagcatgatatgtgatttcaGTGATATACTGCCGCTATCactaaaattaaaatcacatgtatatggtgtatgtgagaagtaaaaTTTATATCCCaggtatgagagagtttcaaggatttaattagtagtgaccgccaaagtggcatgcttgattgggtttgagaaatatcGGTCTCGTATAATGATTGTGATGTCTCCTGAGTTAATACGTGGTCATACTCctaaaggaggtgattgtgtattggTTATGAAGAGATGCATGATGATGTGGTGGATGAGTGACTGATTCTTgtggttcatatgcccaaaggtgatgaattcacaaatattagaaaatattttcataaccactatcatgtggggagtgtacaactatATGTCATTTATTCTGCccaaatgtgattatatgattatgcgtgtaactctctagatgtgtacttgtacatCAAGTTACACGGTACTCACattatgctaattatatacattgcttgttttttttttcaatcatatttttttttggtgacccagggaaccccctCACGGCCGGCAGCCGGAGAGTAAACCACAGGGAGGCAAGCAGGAAACTACCACCCATGCACCCCGAGCAAGGCACCACATAGTGCTTCAGCCTCCCTGCTTCACAGGGGCTTCGAACCTGGTTCTCCTCGGTGGAGAACACAAGCTTTACCCTCTACGCTGCAACGGTGGGTggtatttttttgtaattaataactcaattattattgagttttttactacttcaaattttaagtagttgacatatgatttgctgcttgggaaaagagcaataaaatttatttattgtccatgaagcgttccattcatgaacacttgaaaagtggtttgcctGCGGGCTGCACTGTTAGGCAGATGATGAAAGCTTTAGTGGCTTGAATTATGTCTTCTTTAATATcaaaattaggacacatctgcaaagattgtgtttaattCCTAATGGCATATATATCTCATATATGGTTGAAGAGGttgtttccaaaaaaattttatttaatgaatgatCTCACACATATCtaaagaaaaagtagaaaagtTGACAATGTTGATATTCCGTCTACTCTTAACGGTTATTTAAAGACTTATATAGATTATTGTGGAAGTAAAATTATTGAGGTAAAGAATAAATCGATTAGAATTTGTCTTAAAGGTTGTCGGGCTTAATAGTGACCGTGAATATTTTGGtaagtatgacaatgcgaaatagcttaaagggtcatttgtcatatacttggtagattcttgggtggtaacttaattactataattgaaaattctaacaaaaagatttggccggaatgcataaatgcaccatattaaacatggtgatgagtatgattagtaagattAATTTATCCGATCTTCTGTgggctgatattttgaaagcaacattttcacatacaaaagttgtttcataaacttcttttgagttataaaatggatataaattatttgaatcatatgaaatttacAGGTGTCATGCAAAAGTGAtgttatctaatccaatattaagtgcgttggaatttagatccactcaaaattattttgtatcttacccAGATTGTTAAAAGGGGTAtcaattttatgaccctaaagaaggtacaAGTATTATGGAATCTCCTGTACCGTATATTAAACTTGTTGAGATTTAAGGTACTATTCTTAATATAGTTTATGatgaaaaattctcaaaccTCTAGAGTgtagaatgaagtggttgtaaCTTTACTCAGGAGATTTGTTAGAGAAAGACGATCGGTTATTTCATGAAACTATATAATCAATTTGTGAGAGTATGATTCCAATATCTACTACATGATTGGTTTAGCGATATATATGaatgttgtttcttattcttaattaagtatgtgattagatgccataaaataCGATATGCAAtttatgaaacatcatagtgtttggaaacttactgacttgcttaaagatcacaagttcattagttgcaaataagtgtacaaaactaaaaggatttcaaagaaaaattgtgaaatttaaaaccaaattgataGCTAAAGTTTTCAttctgaaagaggggtggatagttagtgaagaaataattatttctttataatatttttttaaagattctttcaaagtGAACATTGcattaatagttttttttttttttatatggagttacatcaaataaacacaaaatctatatagtgcaatCGGAAGATTTTGCAGCACATGTTttaagtaaacttgtgtgtaggctgaaaagtcttatttatGGTTTTAAGCAAGTtttcaaataatattattaaaaagtaattcaatatatatacactataaggttagtgggaggaaatttatttttctcatattctatgtacatgatattttgcttacaagtagtgaccttgagacatctttTATCATTTGCACTGAGGTCTATAAAGGATTATtttcgctatatatatatatattggattttattagatttatctCAGAGGACATTTGCTAattgtattttggaaatattcaatacaCATCATTGTAAGttaggaattgctcctgttgttaagggtgatggactgaaTCCATTACATTAtctttatttagatattgagaaaatctagttaaatggtgtaccttgtgtcagtacacttaaaagtataattgtcgcgaccaatttttcgggtgtgaaccatctagggtttggctaatggattgttaagcctagacttaactcgggctctcccaagcccataccaattcgcgacttaggttcaagtttataacatgcaaatgatttttcaattaggagtcgccactaatctatttttggtgggtcgattagaaacccaagtaaagtaacgggagttttactttactcctacgaaccagagatttatgagttcggggacttggttacgctagatttctctaacgccctttcggtacctttctcttttattttgaaaaaatgtttggcaggcagcttgaattgattttaaatttaattctcTAACATGcaaggcgatcatgcgggtgcgcaatccatcaatttaacacccaagaaagcaaatagaaaatgcaggacttacctcgtagcaacgaaagtatctgcaatgttaattcaaaatccacatcaacaaccctagatatggtttctaattaacacgcaatttctctttttgttttcacttaattaatgaaaattatgcaatgtgcaatgcaatattaactaaatgacttaattctaatgtcatgcagtttctaattaaatggacctagcaaaaatactaaatgacatgcatctcaatgaatctaattctaatgatgtgcatatgacattttttttgtatttttcatgaaattcgaaatttggtgaaatgtgaaaattacctaactaGATtgagatcctatttaatttatattcgGCATTATGTTGAGCcatatcctaatttaaactaaaatattatcttaatctaaataatcctaaaatgcaatatatctaaaaatgcctaaacttataataaattaaaaaaaaattatctaaattaaactaagtgcaattcaaccctaatatgcaatgacatgcaaaatatgccctaattctacatgacaagtgtatgatgattttttttattattttattaattttcgaaatttataattgccaaataattaaacgtgcaactcaatttaaaatctagcaacctaaattgatttttttgaattctttaaatttgaaataaaattcctattctaaacatgtaaaccctaaaatatgcaatattctaactcaaacatatcTCAAGATAAATCAAGTCAAGACAGACTATACATTATTCAGATCACGGGATAAtatctcgctaataaaatcgataaattgatcttaagccttaaagatcaaaatatcaattttactcccgctcgattaattatttcatctaaagccttatagatgaaataaaaaaacttaggcgcggttgcgaattaggcaaCAAATCCTAATTGGGGTGCACTTATCACTCAAATTTAGGAATCATGCAATATTCTCAATCGAGTTGAATCGTAGAATATTCAAATTGAAGGCAAAcgagataattacctaattcaaATTATTGTACAAGTAAGCTTCCCAAATTGGAACCGGCAAAAAGGATCTTTGATGATGGATCGCAAACCGTGGTCGATGATGGTTCATGGTGCTTAACGGGGCATGATCGATGACACGCATCCAGTAATCCGGAGAAGAACGGTGGCCAAATGTCTTCTCACTTGgtcttcttttgttccttctCCATATGAACGTATTGGAAGCTACTGGGGACCACCTTTAAAAAACTAGCTAGCCACCTGGACGCCTGCAAAGACAAATCTATAAACTACCGAGATAGACCGAGCAAGAAAGGAGATAGTCAGTATTGAATCTTTGTCGGATGTTGCGATTAGGGATAATGAAACTTGGACAACGACTTCGTCAAGAACCGCAACAGGACACGGGCGCAAGTGCAGGCGTGGCCGGACTTGTGAATTTCGGCGCAAGTGCAGCCGAAGCAGCAGCTTCTCAGTGTGATTGTCGCAAGGCTATTGGTTGGTACGGGTGCCGTTCGTCGTTACGTAGTTGGAGGGAATCAGCGGTCTGGCCTCATGGTGGATCAACAATGGATCGGCGATGAGTGAGTCGCGGTGTGCTTGCAATGCTATCTTGGTGGAGTTCGTCACGGCGCTGCGGTGAATGGCACGGCAGCAAGGCGCCACGACTCACGTTGGCTTGAGACAGTGGCTGAATTTTCGGCGACTTTGCCGACAAATAATCTCCATCGAGAATTTCAAGTCACGATCCTTTGTCTCCAATCCCCTACGATGCTTCTTGATCTTTGATGGTACGCTAGTCAACGACGAGCTGAGAGCTGGAGACTTCTAGATGCACCTGGACAACGTCTCGTCTTGACTTCACGCCGTGGCTACGGGACAAGATGATCTCACCAGGAAGGCTGCGACGTGCGCGTGAAGGTGAAGTCCGGACAGTTGCAGGGACGAAGCTGCTGTGCGAggaaggcaaggaagaagaagaccctcttttctcttcttcttctttcttcttttttttttcctgctctgctgcacgtctctctctctctcccttgtcACTGTTCTTGCTGcaccttttttactttttcagcAAAAGCAAGACCCTTTTGACTCttacaaaaccctaaaaacgaaggggaatttttctctttttggcttCCGTTTCTTTTTGCCGAGCAATCGAGATGAAGAAAACCCTCA
This region of Eucalyptus grandis isolate ANBG69807.140 chromosome 8, ASM1654582v1, whole genome shotgun sequence genomic DNA includes:
- the LOC104457244 gene encoding cytochrome P450 CYP82D47, translating into MAILIELLIILISTWALLMAISLYRSHKSKDHRDVPEAKGGWPIFGHLPLFGSKDLMHKKLGSMAEKYGPIFAIRLGSHRAIVVSSWEVAKECLTVHEKAFADRAVITATRLMGYNGAMFGLGPYGEYWREMRKIAMTELLSNHRLDSLKHIRVFEVETAIKDLFKAWIEKGKPRSGILVEMKSWLADLMLNISVKMVGGKRYSGSNADCDEAEANKCKRSIRRFSDLFGVLVLSDAIPALGWLDSGGYRRSMDETAKELDVLARGWLEEHRRKRLSCPKDDGEQDFMDLMISALKGRNFPDFDADTVIKATCLNMIIAGTDTLTVAITWALSLLMNSRRALKKAQQELDTHVGKSRPVEESDVKNLTYLQAIVKEALRLYPPARVNGLRRSMEECTFSSGFRIPAGTRLLLNVWKIQRDERVWSNPDEFRPERFLTTHENVDLRGQNFELIPFGAGGGPAPEPLALHMLHLVLARLLQSFEISTVSDEAVDMTESPGLTNMKATPLEVMLIPRLDQKAYERDEQENL